Below is a window of Theropithecus gelada isolate Dixy chromosome 15, Tgel_1.0, whole genome shotgun sequence DNA.
CCCTGTGTCTCCACTGGGTGTTTCTCATTgagacacttgtcattggatttagggcccaccaacataatccagaatgatctcatctcaagatcctcaactattgggaggcggaggtggacggatcatgaggtcaggaggtcgagaccagcctggctaacacggtgaaaccccatctctactaaaaatacaaaaaattagctgggcatggtggtgggcgcctgtagtcccagctacttgggaggctgaggcaagagaatggcgtgaacccggaatgtggagcttgcagtgagccgagattgcgccactgcactccagcctgggcgacagagcaactccatctcaaaaaaaaaaaaaaaaaaaaaaaaagatccttaactaattatgtctgcaaagacactttttccaaacaaggtcacataTGCAGATCTtgaggattaggacatggacGTGTCTTTATGGGGCCGCCATTTAGTCCACCATCAGTACGGTGGAACTGAAGTGGATGCACAGGATGAGAAGGGATGAGTTCATATTGAAGACTCTCATGCTTTTGCCCTTATCCTGCTCCTTATCTTTGCAAGGCAGTGTCATCCACTCCCATGGCTCCTATAAATTGATGACACCCAAGTATTCCCAGGCTGGACTCTCTCCCCATGTCAGACCCATAACCATCTGCCTAATAGACAAGACCCAAGACATCTCCACTTGAATGTCCCACAAGTATTTCAAGTTTAACAGGCCCCAGGTTGAATTTGTCTTCCCCACAAACCTCCTCTTCATCCTCCTTCAGTAAATAGCACCACCCTCTGCCTAGAAGCCAGAAACCTGGTACCATCTCTACTTTCATCTTTTCCTTCACCCTAGCATTCAATAACCATGCCCTATAGATTCTACCTTCTAAATTTTTCATCCACATTTTTCATCTTTGCTCACACTTACATCAGCTTTTACCTGGATGACTGCAACTGCCTCCTGATAGGTCTTGCTGAGTCCAGCTAACCAGAGTGATGTTTCTAAAATGGCACATCTCATTATCTCACTCCCTGTTTAAGGCCTTTCAATGGTTTCCCATTGCTCTTAGGATAAGGTTCACAGCAACTGACGTGGCCTTCAGCGTGCCACTATTGCCCTGGTTTCCATGGCGGGCTTGTGACCTAGGGGAGTCCAATCAGTAAAGCTCTCTGTCTGAAGTATTTGATGGCTAAGGGAACCAACTCTGCGGACAACACATAAAGAAGCACACAGTCATTGTAACTGTGGGCAGCCACCTTGTATCCACAATGGAAGCCAGCCTTAAGATGAAGGTAAAACCATGGAAGGCACGGTGGAGTGGTGGAAAGAGGTCCTTGGTAACATGATTGAGCTGCTGGATTAGGCCAACACTAGGGCCCACCTGCTTCTGGACTTTTCAGTTGCATGAGTTAATAAATTATCTTAATGTTTAGCCACTTTGAATTTATTATTACTTATATCACAATTTTACTGATATAAATTCCTTCTAAGTTTGGCCTCTGTCTACCTCTCCAGTCTCCTTTGTCATCACTCTCTCCCTTGCAGTCTATGCTCTCATCTTACAGAACGTCTAGCAGTTCCTTAAATTCATCGtatgcttgtgtatgtgtgtgtccaggCCTTTGTCCGTGCTGTTTGACTCTTTTTTCCACTTCCCCTGCTGCCAGCACCCAGCTCTGCCTAGCCAGGTTTTATTCATCCTTCAGGTCATCAGTTCACATATTACTTCCTttgagaagccttccctgactcctACACTAGGATCAGTCCCTTCACTGCATGATTGTGTAGAAGCCTAAATGTCCCTTGTAATGTTTCCTCATTTTATGGTGACTCCTTACTGTATCTGCCATGCTGGAGTGTAAGCTGCCTATGGGCAGGAGTCATATTTCTCTTGTCCACCATTTCATCTTCATGCCTAGCACAGGACCTGGCACATGattggcatttaatttttttttttttttctgagacggagtttcgctcttgttgctcaggctggagtgcaatggcacaatctcagctcactgaaacctctgcctcccgggttcaagagattctcctgcctcagcctcccaagtagctgggattacaggcatgtgccaccatgcccggttaattttgtattttttagtagagacagggtttcaccatgttggtcaggctggtttccaacaACACATAAAGAAGCACACAGCCATTGTAACTGTAactaccgacctcaggtgatctgcctacctcggcctcccaaagtgctgggattacaggtgtgaaccaccgcactcagcctaattttgttgaatgactgaTGACTGTTGTTCAAAGCATCCCTAGGGCTTCTCCAGCATCCATCAGGTTGAATGCAAAATTTGAGGATAAAGAATAAAGGGGTTATTGACTACCCTCTGAACCTCCTCCTGTTGGCCCCTCCTATCTTTGGCTGTGGGAGCAGAGTTTAGCAGCTGTTCCAGGTAGAGTGTGGTATGCCTGACTTGCTCTGTGAGAGATTTGGTCCCCAGGGAATTAGTTGTCGCCAATTGTTTTCAGTGTGTCCTCTCGGCTTTGCCCTCTTCCCCAACCGATGCTTATAGGAGGCTCTATtctccaccccctcccacccacccaaAGCACTAACACACACTGGCAGCATTCACAAACATACCCATCACCAACTGCACCCCAGGTGTTGTGGTCTACTCTCATCACCTGGGCTCACAGTGACACCAATTACCACGGGATTATCTGTCCTCGTCTATGTTCGAGCTCTTAGTGTGTGGACTGTCCCACATTCACTTGAGACAGTATAACCAGTCCTCTACCTATTTGGTATCACTACCAGTTTCCTTGGGACATGAGCCCAAGGTACAGTCTGATCCAAACTCTCCCCTTCCTTCAACCAAGCGCTTCAAGTTATTCCTCCCTGGTCTAAGCCcagcattatttctttcttagaaTTCTTAGAATGTCAGAGCTGGTGGGGAGGTGGTGGAGACCTCAGAACCTTGACAATCCCCTGGTTCTTGGCTTGGGGTCCAGATTCCTAGGAGTCCAAAACAGTAGGGAGGGGGCCTAAAGTttctgacattttgttttttttataacatttttttttctaactacaAAGTAATGCATGCTTAATGTAGAAAACTTGGGAAAGGCAGAAGTATACGAGAATTTTTAAAATCGCCCTGTCTGTCCCGTTCATCCCTTTAGCTTCAGTgatccagtgcctggcacagataCAGATTAGGTACTTAATACACATTTGTTAAACAAATTATCTTCAATTCCATTACCCAGAGATAAAAAccacagttaacttttttttttctttctttttttttttttggagagatggagtctcgaactcctgggctcaggcgatgctcccgcctctgcctcccaaagtgctggaattacaggtgtgagctctcGTGCCGGCCACACAGTTAGCTTTTGCTTGTTTCGCCTTCAAAccttttgtatgtattttatacaaaGGAGATTATATTATACACCTTCGTAGCCTGCTTTTTTCCTCTCAGCAATATACTTACTATGTGTGTTTTCCCATATTAATAGCTTCTTCACAACaccatttataatatttaatactttcaTATCATTCCTTCAAATGGCTATACCTTTTCCTAGCCAATTCTGGGAACAACCGACCCCCTGGCATTCGGCATGGGCTCGGGACAGAATGTGTACTGTAATGATCGCGCCCCACCCCCATCCAATTCTCCAGATAGGACGCTAAGTTCCTGCCAGCATCTGCAGCCCGTCTCCTGACTGAAAGTTCAGGCTGCTGCTCCAACATAGTGCCACTCAGAGGAGGGCCCCACACCTGCCCCACCCCGCCCTGCCCTTGCCGGCGCCCCGCAGCTAAGGCGCCTCCCTCGCGGTGGGGCAGGACGAAAGAGACCCTGCGCTGTCCGGCCGGCCGCCGCGCATGCTCCTTCCTGCGCGCTGCCCTCCCCGGCCCCGCCTCCGCGGCTCCCGCCCTAGAGCGGTTAGGATTTGAATCTGCCGCGGGTTGCAGCCGGAAGTGTCGATCCCCTAGCCAGGCATGGAGATCCACTACCCGGGTGTGCGGTCCCCGGTGCAAGAGCAGCGTGCCCGCTGGGAGCGGAAACGCGCTTGCACCGCCCGGGAGCTGCTAGCGACTGAGCGGCGCTACCAAGAACAGCTGGGGCTGGTGGCCACGGTGCGGGACCTGGCACACACTCCCATTATGGAACGGGGACCCCAGGGTGTGGGAGGGTCTCTGCGAGGTCGGTAACCCGGAATAGGGTGGTCTTGGACTATCCTTCTGCATGCAGGGAGCCTGGGCAGACTTCTGCGGTTTCTGGGGGAGCCTGGCGTtagcctcctcttcctccaggcTAGGAACCAATATTCTCTCCTTCCGCAGTACTTTTTGGGGATCCTGAAAGCCAAGGGGACCCTGCGACCACCTGAGCGCCAGGCCCTGTTTGGCTCCTGGGAGCTCATCTACGGCGCCAGCCAGTAAGTGGAAGGGGcacagggagaggaaaggagggagagtcCTGGCCTGTGGCCGTGCACAGAGCTTGGAGTCAGAGACTCAGATTGTATCAGGTTCTATTTGGAGTCCGCCAGTTACCTCACCTGTGGCCTTGGCCCAGTGCCTTTAGCATGCCCTTGTTctccatctgtacaatggggtaATAGCACTACTATTAGTGCTATTAATTCTCATGAGAACTAAATGAGGTGGTGCTTGAGTGGCTCTAGAGCTGCTCTTTTGCTGTCCTCGCCCACACAGGGAGCTGCTTCCCTACCTGGAAGGAGGATGCTGGGGCCAAGGGCTGGAGGGCTTCTGCCGCCACTTGGAGCTCTATAACCAATTTGCTGCCAACTCAGAGAGATCCCAGACCACCCTGCAGGTAACCTGGAGATGACCTCAAATCTTGCCCCTTACCTTTCCCCTTCATCTGGAGACCCAAACTTTATACATTTCCTGCATTTATAGAGCCCTCTGGGTGCTCAGCTCTGTGGTAAGTTCTCTGTagggagacagggtttctcttaGGAGCGCACAGCTTACTGAAGGCTGGGAATGTGGATACAGATGAATGCAATATAAGGAGTGGCTTGTCTCCCTGCTTCCAATCCTTTCTCCCTCACTCCAGGAGcagctaaagaaaaataaaggtttcCGGAGGTTTGTGCGGCTTCAGGAAAGCCGCCCTGAGTTTGGGGGCCTTCAGCTCCAGGACCTActccctctgcctctgcagcGGCTCCAGCAGTGAGTGAACTTCCCTTGATTCCAGCCGCCTCTCTCTTTGAGATTGTATGACTGCGGCCCTCAGTTTTGTGGGATGTCTGGGGGTCGATCCCAAAGCCCTGCCTCGACCCTGAGCCAAATTGCTTCTAAAAACCTTTTGCAAGAGTAAATGTGAACCCATTGGAGTACTGAGAGTctgcagcctgaggccctcagctGGAACTGTGGGACTTTACATTGAAGTGAGAGGGCCTCTACTAGGGCCTGAGGCACGGTTTCTGGAAAAGTTTCAGATGAGGGGCTGGCCTGGCTTAGAATTTCTGTCTCTGGGTTAAGCCTGAGTTAAGGGCTATAGTCAGGCTGTCTGTAGCATCCTCCTTGGGTTGATAAACTTTCATCTTCCAGTCTGGCCTCCTGAACTATGGCTAGTCTGCCACTGACTCTTCAGTGCGGGATGGAAGAGGGCTGTGTGGTGTGAGCCCTGGTTCTGAGTCCTACATGAAAGAAGGGGATACAGTAGCCAGAAGCAGATCTTTCCTGGCCTTGCAATTGAAGTATGGGTAGAGGGTGATCTGCACATCAGGCAGGGGGAGTTTTGCCTGGCTGTGCTTCCCCTCAGACTTCCCACTGTTGAATTCCAGGTATGAGAATCTCGTCGTTGCTTTGGCTGAAAACACAGGTCCCAACAGCCCTGACCATCAACAGCTCACACGTAGGTTCTTGCTCCTCTGCAACGCAGGCTGGAGGCTTCCTTTCCTGTATCCCTTTCTGACTCTGACCTCCAACAATGTCTGGTATGACCCTATCTTCCACTGACATGTATACAGTATCCTTACTGCTCTGCCTTTTCTTCAAGAAGTCAGACCCTGACCCTGGTCCCCTCCAGAATAGCCTCTTTCACAACCATGCCACCCAAAGTCAAAGTTATTTGGGGAGTAAGGTGTGGGAGATGTTATTCCAGGGGCTGCCCGACTGATAAGTGAGACTGCCCAGAGAGTCCACACTATTGGTCAGAAACAGAAGAATGACCAGCACCTTCGGCGTGTCCAGGCTCTGCTCAGTGGACGCCAGGCAAAGGGGCTGACCTCAGGTAGCCTGCCTACTTCCCCCTCAAACCTCAACTGCCccgtcttttatttttatctaactCTCCAAGCGCCAACCAGCTGCTCTTTTCTTACTCACCCTTCTTCCGGTATTGACCCAGCACATAACCCCTGTTTTCTTAGCTTCCCTTTCCTCTTATTCCCATGGATCCTGAAGCTGCCCTAGAATAACAGCGCTCCCATCCCCCAGGGCGCTGGTTCCTACGCCAGGGCTGGCTGTTGGTGGTGCCTCCCCATGGGGAGCCTCGGCCCCGCATGTTCTTCCTCTTCACTGATGTGCTGCTCATGGCCAAGCCTCGACCTCCACTGCACCTGCTGCAGAGTGGCACCTTTGCCTGCAAGGCCCTCTACCCCATGGCCCAGTGTCAACTCAGCAGGATCTTTGGCCACTCAGGAGGCCCTTGTGGTGGGTTGCTCAGTGTAAGTAATAGGTGGGAACCCTAGACCCAAAATATGTCTCAGATGCTTATAGGCTGGTTTATCTTCCTGGTGTGGGTCCCTTTTCATAGGAACAGCACCATCTACATTGAGAGAGGATAGCTGGGGCTCAGGCTTCATACCTAGTAATTGTCTCATCCCCGAATTAGCTCCATGGAAACAGCAAGGGCTTCAGCTTTAGCCTGGACCTTTCTGAGCCATGCGCTAAGAGGTGGTCTCTCTCTAGCTGTCCTTCCCTCATGAGAAGCTACTGCTTATGTCCACAGACCAGGAGGAGCTGTCACGCTGGTACCACAGTCTGACTTGGGCTATCAGGTAAGTTGTGTCTTCCCCCAGGAAGGGCGCTGTGATGAGGCCCACAAGCAGGAAATAAGCAGTTCCTGTCTCGTGCCCTACATTGGTCTGGCACGCCCCAGCCACCAACCCCACAGATGATTTTGTCTGAAAAGAGCACTCATGCCAGTGCCTGAACTGACTGTCTTCTCTCCACAGCAGCCAGAAAAACTAGAGGAATCTTACAGATTCCAGAACTCAGGATACCTCAGGGATAGGTCACAGCCAGGAGTACAAAGGAATCTTCTTCAGTACTGAACAAAACAGAACCTTTCATGATTTGACAAAGGTCACTTTGTGTTTACCTGGACCAAGCTACTCAAGATCACCTGACCAACTCTTAAAAATCacgaccaggcacagtggctcatgcctgtaatctcagcactttgggaagcagaggtgggaggatcgtttgagcccaggagttcaagaccagcctgggcaacgcagtgagtgagaccctgtctctatttaagaaaaaataattaagatattttattaaaaaagaatcaGGAAACCAAGTCTGACCCAACTGAACCAGCCCCTAACACAGATGAGGGGATTTGGGACTGATAAGCTCCGTGCTGTGTCCATGGCCCATCATTTATCAAGGCTGCAGCTTTGTAAATGTGGCtatttttatgttgtgtatagtttctatcatttatttttccactgGATTTGagtaaagttttttcttttttgggggaaagACCCTTCTGTCTCAGTTTTGCTATGAGAAAAGGGATTTTTCGGCCCTGAACACGGGTATGCTGGTGGCCTCAGGAATACAAGGAAAAGAGCTGGAGCTCCCTCTATCTTTTCTGCTGTCACACTGGAAGGCAGCCTCTTTTTGTCCTAATAAGGACAGCTCTTCAAGAAGGCCCAGTTGTCCTTAGGCACCTAGTATGGGTGTGTATAACCAGCTAGGATGGAAAAAACACACAGGAGCACCCCATCACAAAAACAGACTTTGTTTTACTCAACCTTCAGCTATCGTCCCTCCTTCCCAGCCAGGGCTGTGACTGGGGCCCTCTGCCACAGTCTGGCTGCACCTTCTCCGTAGCCCCCGCTCCACTTCCCAGGAAGTAGATAGGTTCCATGTCTCTGTGGTCCAGTTTGTGGGCTCCTCCCAGTCCTGACTGTCACCAACCTCCTCCTCGTCTTGCTTTAAACAAAAGTCCTCAGGAAGAGGTCTGCTGGTCTCTGTGTGGGGAGAGATCAGGAATGTTCCAGTTTCAGAGACTTTGTCTCCACCTCCAGCAGACTCGCCTCCCAAGCCTTCACCTGGTTCTGAAGCCTCCATACCCTTGTCCGGCTTGCTGTCTTGCAGCAGCTCGTGGATGGTCCGTAGCTTCATGTTCAGAAGTTCCTGCTGGGCTCCAGCCAGAGTAGTCACACTGAAGAAATGTCCACTCAGTGGCTCCCAACTTAtgtccccattcctccctcctgCCACAAATTCCCCCAAAATTAACAGAATCATTGCTCTCCTCACCGCTCAAAAAGGGGGTCCAGCTGGGCCATCAGGTTGTTCAGGTGCTGCTCTGTCTGGGCCAGCTGTTGTGTCAACTGGGCCAGCTGTTGCTCTGGGGATAAGGCAAAAAAGGGGGGCAGAAGTGGTTACGTATCTTCTGCTGTCCCCTAATCTCCCTCTACCCAGCACAGACTTCTGCTACACCCACCTGACTGCAGTGGCTGCTGCTTGCTTGCCTCCTTGTGGAGAACCGCAGTTTCATCTTTCCCCTGTTGTGGAAGAAGGAAAGGGCAGAACTGAAGCAACAAGGTTCTGCTCCatcacctcagtctccagagccAGCCAGGAGAGAGTGCAATTTGAGGTGGAGACGGTGATTGGGTTTTTAGCTCAGAGAATAGCAATTCTAATCTATCTAGCTCCTCACCCAGCACATGAAGCAACATGTCCTATGTCCCACACACGGTCATTCAGTTTGCTGAAAAACACCTCCAGGAATGAGCAGCTCTCTCCGGTTTGAATATAGCTctggtggctgggcgcggtggctcacacctgtaatcccagcactttggaaggccgaggtgggtggatcacctgaggtcaggagtttgagaccagcctggccaacatggtgaaaccccgtctctactaaaaatacaaaaattagccagcatggtggcagatgcctgtaatcccagctacttgagaggctgaggcaggagaatcgcttgaacctgggagccggaggttgcagtgagctgagatcgcgctgctgcactccagcctgggtgacacaaggagactccgtctcaaaaaacaaaaaccctggtTGTTAGACAGTTCGTGCATAAAGCCAAAATTTGTCCTTTATGTATCTTCTTTCCATAGTGCTTACTGGAGCCTTCC
It encodes the following:
- the ARHGEF39 gene encoding rho guanine nucleotide exchange factor 39, whose protein sequence is MEIHYPGVRSPVQEQRARWERKRACTARELLATERRYQEQLGLVATYFLGILKAKGTLRPPERQALFGSWELIYGASQELLPYLEGGCWGQGLEGFCRHLELYNQFAANSERSQTTLQEQLKKNKGFRRFVRLQESRPEFGGLQLQDLLPLPLQRLQQYENLVVALAENTGPNSPDHQQLTRAARLISETAQRVHTIGQKQKNDQHLRRVQALLSGRQAKGLTSGRWFLRQGWLLVVPPHGEPRPRMFFLFTDVLLMAKPRPPLHLLQSGTFACKALYPMAQCQLSRIFGHSGGPCGGLLSLSFPHEKLLLMSTDQEELSRWYHSLTWAISSQKN
- the CCDC107 gene encoding coiled-coil domain-containing protein 107 isoform X1; the protein is MAGPVSLFGMVGLLLVSALPGVLGDRASPDLRAHPGNAAHPGSGATEPRRRPPLKDQRERARAGSLPLGALYTAAVVAFVLYKCLQGKDETAVLHKEASKQQPLQSEQQLAQLTQQLAQTEQHLNNLMAQLDPLFERVTTLAGAQQELLNMKLRTIHELLQDSKPDKGMEASEPGEGLGGESAGGGDKVSETGTFLISPHTETSRPLPEDFCLKQDEEEVGDSQDWEEPTNWTTETWNLSTSWEVERGLRRRCSQTVAEGPSHSPGWEGGTIAEG
- the CCDC107 gene encoding coiled-coil domain-containing protein 107 isoform X3 codes for the protein MAGPVSLFGMVGLLLVSALPGVLGDRASPDLRAHPGNAAHPGSGATEPRRRPPLKDQRERARAGSLPLGALYTAAVVAFVLYKCLQGKDETAVLHKEASKQQPLQSEQQLAQLTQQLAQTEQHLNNLMAQLDPLFERVTTLAGAQQELLNMKLRTIHELLQDSKPDKETSRPLPEDFCLKQDEEEVGDSQDWEEPTNWTTETWNLSTSWEVERGLRRRCSQTVAEGPSHSPGWEGGTIAEG
- the CCDC107 gene encoding coiled-coil domain-containing protein 107 isoform X2, translated to MAGPVSLFGMVGLLLVSALPGVLGDRASPDLRAHPGNAAHPGSGATEPRRRPPLKDQRERARAGSLPLGALYTAAVVAFVLYKCLQGKDETAVLHKEASKQQPLQSEQQLAQLTQQLAQTEQHLNNLMAQLDPLFERVTTLAGAQQELLNMKLRTIHELLQDSKPDKGMEASEPETSRPLPEDFCLKQDEEEVGDSQDWEEPTNWTTETWNLSTSWEVERGLRRRCSQTVAEGPSHSPGWEGGTIAEG
- the CCDC107 gene encoding coiled-coil domain-containing protein 107 isoform X4 encodes the protein MAGPVSLFGMVGLLLVSALPGVLGDRASPDLRAHPGNAAHPGSGATEPRRRPPLKDQRERARAGSLPLGALYTAAVVAFVLYKCLQGKDETAVLHKEASKQQPLQSEQQLAQLTQQLAQTEQHLNNLMAQLDPLFERPAGTSEHEATDHPRAAARQQAGQGYGGFRTRDQQTSS